In Novosphingobium resinovorum, the following are encoded in one genomic region:
- a CDS encoding alpha-ketoacid dehydrogenase subunit beta, which translates to MAIMNIREAIVSTLNAEMERDSDIILLGEDVVGGNGTAGGPEAIGGIWGTSPGLWKKFGPERVIDTPISESAIIGAAAGAALSGKRPVAELMFADFVGVSLDQIWNQMAKFRYMFGGKTKCPAVVRLVYGAGMQTAAQHSQSVYAMLTAMPGLKVVLPTTPADAKGLLTEALRGDDPVMFFEHKTLYGVKGEVPEGDHRQRFGEARVVREGGDVTVVACGRMVNFSEKAADAVAKDGVGIDLLDLRTTSPLDEDAILESVEQTGRLVVVDESPPRCSLAADIAAMVTERAFTSLKAPPAMVTAPHSPIPFARNLERAWVPSPQKIEEAVRRVLAFR; encoded by the coding sequence ATGGCCATCATGAACATCCGCGAGGCAATCGTCTCGACGCTGAACGCGGAAATGGAACGCGATTCCGACATCATTCTGCTGGGCGAGGACGTGGTGGGCGGCAACGGCACCGCCGGCGGCCCCGAGGCGATCGGCGGCATCTGGGGCACCAGCCCGGGCCTCTGGAAGAAATTCGGCCCCGAGCGCGTGATCGACACGCCCATCAGCGAAAGCGCCATCATCGGCGCGGCGGCGGGCGCGGCGCTTTCGGGCAAGCGGCCGGTGGCTGAACTGATGTTCGCGGACTTCGTGGGCGTCAGCCTCGACCAGATCTGGAACCAGATGGCCAAGTTCCGCTACATGTTCGGCGGCAAGACCAAGTGCCCCGCCGTGGTGCGGCTGGTCTATGGCGCCGGGATGCAGACGGCGGCGCAGCACAGCCAGTCGGTCTATGCGATGCTGACGGCGATGCCCGGCCTCAAGGTGGTGCTGCCCACCACCCCGGCCGACGCCAAGGGCCTGCTGACCGAAGCCCTGCGCGGCGACGATCCGGTGATGTTCTTCGAACACAAGACGCTTTACGGCGTGAAGGGCGAAGTGCCCGAGGGCGACCACCGCCAGCGCTTCGGCGAAGCGCGCGTGGTGCGCGAGGGTGGCGACGTCACCGTGGTCGCCTGCGGGCGCATGGTGAACTTTTCCGAAAAAGCGGCGGATGCAGTGGCGAAGGACGGCGTCGGTATCGACCTGCTGGACCTGCGCACCACCAGTCCGCTCGACGAGGACGCGATCCTGGAATCGGTGGAGCAGACCGGCCGCCTCGTCGTGGTGGACGAAAGCCCGCCGCGTTGCAGCCTGGCGGCCGATATCGCCGCGATGGTGACCGAGCGCGCCTTCACGAGCCTGAAAGCCCCGCCCGCGATGGTGACCGCGCCGCATAGCCCGATCCCCTTCGCCCGCAATCTGGAGCGTGCCTGGGTGCCTTCGCCGCAGAAGATCGAGGAAGCGGTTCGCCGCGTCCTCGCCTTCCGCTGA